The DNA window GCGTGAGGTTTTTCAAACTTGTTAGAAGACGATTTCGTTAGCCAAAGCTCTTCACGAATCTTCAAGTTTTCTAAGTCTTTACGAGCTTGCAAATTGTCTTTAGATTTAGCTTCAATATCCAAAAGTGTACCAATAATGTTATCACAAACATTTTTCTCTATATGCATCACATCAAGATTGTGACGCAACAAGAGTTTTGACCAATATGGCAACTCAAACAATACACTTTTCTTACACCAATTTAGCTCATTCTCTCCACGCTTACGTTTTCTAGAAGAATTATTTGGTGCCTTACCAGTTGTATGAATAGGAACTTCATCTAACTGGCGTAAAATGTCATCACCCGTAAAATCTCTAGGGGGGCCACGTAATTCAGTAGATCCGTCATATTCTTTACTTCTTCGCCAGGAATGGTTTCTATTTAGATAACAACGATGTCCCGTGAAACATTGTTTGTCAGTTATTCTTCTATATCTTGTATCTCCCAAACACACCGGACATGCTAATTTACCAGCAGTACTCCACCCCGACAAATAGGCATAAGCTGGAAAATCACTAATTGTCCACAAAAGTGCAGCTCGAAGTCTAAATGAACATTCCCCATATGAATCATACGCCTCAACACCATCCCATAGTTCTTTGAGCTCTTCAATGAGTGGCTTTAAGAACACATCATAATCTTTCCCAGGTGATTTTGGACCTGGTATTAACAAAGACATGAGATAGTTTGTTCCATTTGTGGTAGCCCAAGGAGGCATATTATATGGAATTAATATCACTGGCCACAAACTATAGGTTGACGTCATGTTAGAAAAAGGGTTAAATCCATCAGATGCCAAACCCATCCTTACACTCCTTGAATCTGCTGCAAACTCGGGGTATAGTTCATCAAAATGCTTCCAAGCCAAACCATCAGCGGGATGACGCAATATTCCATCTTCTGCTTTGCGTACCTCTTTATGCCATCGCATATCTTTAGAAGTATGCTTAGAATTAAACAATCGCTTAAGTCTATCCTTGATTGGAAACCATCTTAATCGCTTATGTGGAATTTTGTTCCTTACATAACGACTGGAATTGCATATAGGACAGAATAAGGCATTTGCATTCTCACCGTAGAATAATGCACAATCATATTGACAAACGTCAATTTGCTCATATCCTAAGCCTACTTCACAAAGAAGCCTTCTTGTCTGGTAATAGTCATTCGGACAATGATTACCATCAGGTAATATATCTTTCAAAAGTTTTAGAAGGTCATCAAATGCTTTATCTGTCAATTTGTTAATCACCTTCAAATTCATCAACTTTACCACAACACTTAAGACagaattatttttacaattttcatATAAAGGCTTGTGAAGGGACTCGAATAATGCAACATACTTATCACTCGCATTATGTTGAAATTCACTATTAGTGAAATCACTGGTTGGACCAATGTCAAAGTACTCACTACCAATAGCATCATGTAGACCTCTAGCCAAATCATCATTTTGATCATCAACATCCTCTCTATCAAGTGACTCTTCATTTTGTACTTCCTCTGCTCTCTCACCGTGGTGGTACCATTTAGTGTAAGTACTCAGAAAACCATGAGTAATCAAGTGCAGCTTGATCACCCGCAAAGATTGTGATTGCTTATTTACACATCGACGACAAGGGCACAACACCATCCCTTTAGAATCTATGAATTTCTTTGCAGTATCTATGAATACATTGACACCAGTAGTATATTCTAATGACAACCTATCTAGATTATTTATCCAATGACGATCCATGATTCCCCGTAATTTTCAATACTAAAAATATCATTAACACAAAAAGCAATACTAAATTAGAATtttatgaaatatatttttgattcaatatttaatattcattacattttttttaaaaaaaaaattaacattattAAAAGTGTATAACAAAAAAGCagaattttaattgtttttatgtttataaAAAAGATTCACATTGTTCaccatgtatatttttttttaccatttattAGTTAAGTTTTCACATGCATTACACAATACTTCTTGATATCAATTATGAcaagtaaaataaagaaaacagtGATATCATAAGTGGTGATCCAATTAGAGGAATACATGTAATGGTGACAATTATGTACTATAATAATATAAGTGGATAACATATACAACCATCGAAATCCAAACAGTTTTTATTTACAATTGAGAAACATACTCATAAAGATAAAACAGTAAAGACATAAATACCTTTGATGAATTGAGGAACACCAATACCAAGGGAGGTAAAACAGAAAGTAATTGGAACTATGATAAGAGCTTTATGAAATCTGACTTAATGGCACGGCATTACTCCCTCAATAATCTGCACtagaattttttaattaatacatatatatgtatattaagtTATGGTGCCACAAAACAAACAACTAAGTGTGATAATTTTATTGAATGAATTATGCCTGTCTCatacaaatttatataaatGTACAGTTTAATAATCTTTGTATATAAACGTGTCAAACTTAACAagacaaaaatatataataaaacaaaattttcaTATACAAAAGACTCAAAGAGGTTGCTTCCTATAAGtttacatatattatttataaatgaaaaaagGATTACTATTGACTCAATGATGCAACCATTCAAATAGATAGTTACAGTCAAACAAAACAGTCCCAACGATAAAGTTTCCCATCTCTAAATCTAATTACAAATTGCTTTAACTTAtattcattcaattttattttgacaatgtATACTAACCCATTAGTTATTAATCATActcgaaaaaaaatatatcctaacataaaaaaatgaattattctcTTTAAACCCAAGTGCCATTAACCAAAACAGTTAgagttatttaatttttattgttttagagaaaAAAATTGGTTCACAGGATAAATTAATTGGAGTTCAAAATAAAGTTGTTATTAACCTATAAAATTGAATTCTCTAtaagattatatataaaaattcacCCCACATATAGCCTAGTACTAATTGACTTAATAACCACCATAGCTAATACTAAAACTCAGATCACAAATCAAATAACATGAACATATAGCAAGTGGCAACAACTGTTATAACTCATTTGGTTATAATTTAATTAGGAGCTTCAAATGAGTGAAAGGTACATTTATCAAGATCAACACTAAAGTGGCAAGTGCTTGTGTTTCTCATTTAATACTGAAAGTGCTTGTAAATTCAATTTAGGATAAGAAGATAGTTCCCTATAATTTACAAACAGAAGGATCAAATGGTGAATTACAAACTCAAATATAATCCTAAATGACTATAAAATCACCCACCCTGCAATTCATTGTTACTTTCTCAACTTCAAACAAACCAAAAGTTTAAAAATCCATATAAAACATGAAAGGAAAACCTAACCTTTTCTCATTTCTTTTGGAATGTGTTATCCACTTGACGATCTCATATGTTCGAGATCAAATACAAACTAAAAATCTTCTAGTATTACTTAACAgtaaatctgaaaaaaaaaaaaaaaaaaggaaagagaaCTCAAGTTAGTactctataaataaatattagactTGCCTTGGTAATTATATATGAATGTTTCACATGAaagaatgaaaaattcatgtCCCTTCTATCCTTTTTTGTCATTAATTTAAAGTTTCAAGCAATCGTACAAAATTCATAATGACTCACATTTTTCTTACATAGATAGAAATTCAAAATGTTTTCTcttctacttttttttaaaactccCTTGTAGTATAATAACTAGTGGCTTGCACAGTCATGGAACGATTATTTAAGCACATAAGCAGAAAATTAGTAAATAAGAAACAAAAAATAAGGATTAAAGATAGAACTATTCACAACTTCAATGTTAATTTGCCAAATAAAAACTTTTAGATCTTTCTCTACAGCTAGTTTTATAAGATACGGTAATATGACCCACACTCAAAACTAATGAGCAGAAGGAAATGTCTATTTCAACTACTCCCATATTGATATATCCTTCTTTATTGATACTCAAAACCCCAAATCTATAAAAAAACTTTTGATGAAACTAACAGAAACATGACTTACAATGAGAGAAAGGTCTCGACTTCGAAAGAAATGCAGCTTATCTACGACGAGTTTCAGACTTCGAACAAATAGGGACAggttgtgaagaagaagaaagaaatttAGGGTATCGAAACACAGTTATTCACGGTGAGAAACGACGACGAATTTTGAGTTTGAAAAAAGAGGGCAGActataaagaagaagaaaatgattTAGGGTAAATTAGAATTCTTGATTTTGTTAGAATGAAAGAGGctgtatataattatatatgtttatctttatattatttttaatctgATGACACATAATTCAAAAATGTACACATGGCCAATAAATTATGGTATGAGATGGTCATTTCTATCCACATGTGACATTTTCTTTTTATGTTGGCAGACATgtcattaatattaaattaaaaaataaataaaaataaatctaaaatACTATTCAATGGAGCGGGAATATCTTTTTTCACAATTAAATGGCGGCAACTTTTGGCTCCAAATCAAAATAGCATTCCCACCAATAAAAAATCATTTAGCTACACATAtattaataacaaatatatcaAACTCCCTATGAAAATAATTATGAGTAACTTACCTACAAATTTTATAACACATAAATTATTTGTAGATAGAAGTTATATTTacctacaaatatatatttgtagaaaaaatatttgtaGGTGAAAGTAAGATTTCTTGTAGTGATACAcgggtacgccactctggctgcttcctggactgatgactgaccctacataccaacacgagtgtttccagtgtGTTTATTGGTTATTCCTCAAATAGTAGGGCTTATCGTGTTTACAACATGAGAACCCAAGCTGTTATGGTATCAattaatgtggttgttgatgactTAAAAGATTTTGCAAAATTTTCCACTGAAGTTAAGGTTGACAATTTTTTGTATCCTTCATCTGCAGCAGCAAGTGTGGATCTTGACATAACAGATTTGAATACTACAGAATCAAGCGTCAAATTTTCTACTGCAACTAAAGTAGGTAAACCAAAACAACATGGTTCTCTTCATCCAAACATCATTACTGATTCTATTCATAAGAAACCAAGGAGCTGAGTGaaattgaatcatccaaaagatcttaTTCTTGGACATcatgaagaaagcatggtaaccaGGAAGAGGTATGTAAATAtgattagtttcctttattttgtctCACAATTTGAACTGAAAAGTGTTAAGGAAGCCATGACTTATGAAGAATGGCTCAATGTTATGCAAGAAGAACTAAATTAGTTTGTTTGTAATAAATTTTGGATTTTGGTttgaagaccaaaaggtatcaaTGTATTTGGGACAAAATGGATTTACAAAACAAAAGTGATTAGTttggtacaattgtgagaaacaaggctcagTTGGTGGCACTAGCACAAGGCTATACATAGATAAAAAGTATTgactttgatgaaacttttgctccaaTAGCAAGATTAGAGTctattcgtttacttttgtgtattgcttgtgtTCTTGATGTcaaattgtatcaaatggatgtgaaatctacCTTTTTGAATGGGATTTTGAATGAGTAAGTGTATGTTGAACAACCCAAGGATTTTGAAGATCCGCATTTTCCAGACCATGTGTACAAATtagaaaaagctttgtatggtttgAAACAGGATTTTTGTGCCTGGTATGAGTGAGTAACTCAATTTCTAATCTCTCATGGTTATTAAAGAGGTAGTGtagataaaactcttttcatcaagcgcataatatatagtttatttaatcattgctcaaatatatgttgatgatatagtgtttggttctacatctaaccatgaagagCAAttttttgttgatcaaatgaaaaatgaGTTTGAAATTGGTGAGCTCTCATTATTTTTGGGTCTTCAAGTTAGACAACGGAAGGAGCAACCTTTATTTATCAAAGCAAGTATTTCAAGAATCTTTTTAAGAAGTTTGGTCTTTAATCGGCTAAACAAGTAAGTACTTCGATGAGCTtaactttgaaattaaaaaaaagatgaacatggagtaaaggtagactcTACACTTTATCGTAGTATGATTGGTAGTTTACTTTACTTAACTACTAGTCACCTTATATATGTTACAGTGTAGGTGTTTGTGCCCGCTTTAAATGTAaacctatggaatctcatgtttCTACTGTTAAAAGGATTATTAGACATGTCAATAGTACTCTTGATTTTGGAATATGGTATTCTAAAGACATTTATTTTAGCCtgtcttgttttagtgatgctgattgggcaagTAATGTAGATGATCGCAAGAGTACTAGTGTTTGTTGTTTCTTCCTTGGAAACAACTTGGTTTCTTGGcatagtaagaaacaaaattctATTTCCTTGTCTACTACTAAGGCCGAGTACATAGCTACTGGTAGCTGTTGTACTAAATTGTTATGGTTGAAATAAATATTGGTTGATTATGGTTTTGAATTgggtattttaataattttttgtgacaatacaagtggtataaatatttctaaaaatcATGTTCAACATTCTCGTACAAAACACACTAGTATAAGGCATCATgttattatggaacttgttgaCAACCAAACATTATagttagaatatgttgatattGGAAAACAATTGGCTGATATTTTCACTAAGGCCCTAGATTCAAGTCggtttgactccctcagaaaatcTTTGGgggtttgcattgtttaattattttcttttggttctcTATTTTGTACAAATTTATGAGTAGTTCTTATGATATcttgcatcttattttctttCATCCTTGGTAGACAAAACTTACTTGCTTTTCGGTGATAATTAGCTTAGTGTCTTATACTCTTCATACTTTTGAGGTTGAGTTAAAAGATTCAAGTTACTTACATATGTGTCATTGGGATAAATTAAAGTAATAATACAGAGTTGAGTGATTTTTGTTTCTTGTCAGACCCCTTGCtagaatagagctacctatacTGAAGTCTGGaagccatcttttgagtaagctAAAACTTTGTAGTTAAGTATTATGAAGAGGATGCAGTACTATAGAAAAGGACGACCTTCAGTATGGTATGACAACATTCAGCGgtgggatcaaattgaaaaaggcgaaaatgaaaatcTTGCCAATGACAATGATACTGAACATACtaatgtctgacaagtgtgtacaagtttgtaagtctcctctactaaAATAAAATGCTAACTTTAACCAAAGTTTAACACAAAAACCAACCTCAACTCCCCatggaaaaagggtccagagttgagtatacaattcaaaaaattaaaaccatTACTCCCtctttttgtttatctataagggccaaagacaaaaagaaattaGAACAGGTCCAACAAAATATCGCCAAACAAGTAAAAGAAAAGGAAATAGAACACAAAATTTACACTTCATAAAGCTTGACCAAGATGGATAATTGTTTAgacatctcttgctgaacctcctccaCTGCAGCCAAGGCTTCAGCCACAAGAAAGGGAAAACAACTTATGAAGGGATCTCCTCTGGTAtaacctctctttctctcttcctctcaTGCTATTAATTCTAGATTTTATTATAATGAGAATCAACGAGAtttgaaattatatggtatCCATAAGTTTGAAAATAAGAGGAATTTTGATCTAAGTGCTCATCGAGTTTATGGCATTGTCACATGTGTTCAATATAGAAATTGGGAGGGCACCTTAACTAGTTTTGAAGGTTATATTGATGGCATTGTTAAAGAATTTTATGCTAATCTGACTGATgaatttcttgatgaaaaatCTGAGTTCTTTGGTAAAGTTTATGATCGCGGGCATTGGTTTTCTTTCTCTGAAGATGATATTGCTGAAGCTTTGCACTTTCCAAAAGGTGTTAAGAGTGCTATTATTTGTTTGGATCATGATAGGATTCTCTTCAAAATCACTGATGAACAAGTTTAATGGCTTGCTGGTCATTGTGTCTGCATCACTTATCTCACTTATGGCCATGCTTCTCTGATGTGGTTTGCTCTTAGCAATTGATTTCCATACTCCAACAAGATGATGATGTCTCAAGATTTGGCCTTTCTTCTTTATAGAATCACTACAGGAGCAACCATTAACCTGGCTTCTTTCATCATGTAGCAAATTGTTTCCTTCCGTACGTCAAGGTAAAAAATGCAACCATAAGCTTATTTTTCCTAACCTAATCTATAAGGTTCTTTCCTCTCGAAAGAATGTGGTCTTTTCAAATGAGACACTTGAGCCTCCCCTTACTGGAACAAATTTTCAACCCTCAGAGTATTTTGATAGAGCCTTCATCAAGCGCTCCAAGGCATCTGTTGGTGCAACTCCCTTTGCTGCTGCTGCAGGTTCCAGTTCTACTTACGAAGTCAAGCATGAAGTGACTTTGATGAACAATCACTTGGCTGCAATGGAGGAGGTTCAACAAGAGATGTCCAAAAAATTGTCCACATTGGTCAAGCTTTATGAAGCTTAAGTTTTGTGTTCTCTCTCCCTTGCTTTTACTCGTTTGATGATATTTTCTTGGACCTGTTTtgatttctttttgtctttgacccttatagataaacaaaagggggagtaatggttttaattttttggattgTATAATCAACTCTGGTCTTTTTCAGGGGGAGTTGAGGTTGGTGTTTGTGTTATACTTTGGTTAAAGTTGgtattttattttggtttaatgttgtgcttctcagggggagtttatttgtatatttttgatAACTTTGTTTTGCAGTTGTtcgttaattaaaaatattttgattatctaaagtgtcaaagggggagattgtaaagtcttttttggcaaaatagttgtcaaaatattttttaattaatgtgtttttttattGTGCAATTAAATTGATCTTATAGTGTTGATTTCGTGCTTGTAATTGCTCTTTTCTTCTAAGGAAAGTTTTATTCTCAGCTGATTTCATTTGTTCAGGAAACTTGTCTtacaagagaagaaattctcttatggaaagttgtcTACTTTTGGGAAActtgaatttttctttttctaattgaTGAATTCAGTTTTGCCATGATTGTAAAAGATCAAATAAATTAACTTTATTTGGCAGGTATTGAAGACCAATTTGTGATCTTGATCTTTTCAGAAAGTTTCCTTTGTGGTCCTGATCTACTGCAGCAAAATCTGATTTTGATGCTGCAAATCAGGGATTATTTTAGGAAAGTCTTGTACAACTTTATAAACGTGTTGTGgctgtcttctataaataggacCTGGAGAGCATCCAAACGTTTTTCACCTCTTTCAAAttcatttttcatattttcatcTTTGTGAGGAGTGAGTTTCTTTTGTGAAAACCTAGAGTGTTCAAGCTTGGTTTtagtctttgttttttttttgttcttataCTATTCTTAGAATAAGTTGAAGAACTTGATTGAACAAAGAGAAAGGTCTTTGGGAGAAGACTTGTCAAAGACTTACTTCGACAGGAAGTGAACACTTACACATCAAAAGACGAAAGGATCTTGCTATTTGGTGGtgttcaaaaatcaaattggcAAAGTAAATTACAAAAGATTGCGTCAGAGGGAGCATAAACTTGTTTATAAGTCAATTGTATTTGTAATTATTTGAGACTTACTAATTGATAATATCATTCACTGGGCGTGGCATCGTAGACTAAGAGAGTGTCTGAAAGAACACTAATACCACATATAATaattctcttgtgtcaagtttttAAATTCTACACTATTTATTTCTGTTTCTCTTTTGCTTCTGCAAATTTGTGT is part of the Cannabis sativa cultivar Pink pepper isolate KNU-18-1 chromosome 5, ASM2916894v1, whole genome shotgun sequence genome and encodes:
- the LOC133038121 gene encoding uncharacterized protein LOC133038121 — its product is MDRHWINNLDRLSLEYTTGVNVFIDTAKKFIDSKGMVLCPCRRCVNKQSQSLRVIKLHLITHGFLSTYTKWYHHGERAEEVQNEESLDREDVDDQNDDLARGLHDAIGSEYFDIGPTSDFTNSEFQHNASDKYVALFESLHKPLYENCKNNSVLSVVVKLMNLKVINKLTDKAFDDLLKLLKDILPDGNHCPNDYYQTRRLLCEVGLGYEQIDVCQYDCALFYGENANALFCPICNSSRYVRNKIPHKRLRWFPIKDRLKRLFNSKHTSKDMRWHKEVRKAEDGILRHPADGLAWKHFDELYPEFAADSRSVRMGLASDGFNPFSNMTSTYSLWPVILIPYNMPPWATTNGTNYLMSLLIPGPKSPGKDYDVFLKPLIEELKELWDGVEAYDSYGECSFRLRAALLWTISDFPAYAYLSGWSTAGKLACPVCLGDTRYRRITDKQCFTGHRCYLNRNHSWRRSKEYDGSTELRGPPRDFTGDDILRQLDEVPIHTTGKAPNNSSRKRKRGENELNWCKKSVLFELPYWSKLLLRHNLDVMHIEKNVCDNIIGTLLDIEAKSKDNLQARKDLENLKIREELWLTKSSSNKFEKPHASYTLTKEECKDFCQFIRTVRLPDGYASNISRCVTDNDKLAGMKTHDCHVLLHKILPVALLPFLTKTIRGTLIELCQFFQKICAKTIKTSDIEELREGIVIILCKLEKIFPPSFFTIMVHLCVHLPNQVLLGGPVTSRWMFGTERHMGLYKRYVRNMARPDGSISEAFVVDEAVTFLSRYVSNIETRLTRPERNWDSPSTNHTLDVFNSNVRPLGASSVELLRNWRKVTHCEHKKLLEQRGLSESEITNHQKEEFLSWFKTKISQMRVQKSPLVNDDLYSISQGPIERYNSYQSCIVNGVRFRCKKRDDTLQTQCSGVCTEGDHDNEYITYYGVLIEILQLSFLFDRKVYLFRCKWYNSNPKGRFLQVEHNLTSINTSSDWYPDDPFILASQAQQVFYLLDMSRRLNWRIVQKVNHRSIYDIPEVCNTQNDSLNNDVFQEEESFQLPPFRPTEDLIESSSLVRQDVAPITLSDKLVIELNMNNHNQSMKNREQDEDFDDGTIFFNNDIIYSSDNEMICSDEEISEMEFDQHGES